A window of Rhododendron vialii isolate Sample 1 chromosome 11a, ASM3025357v1 contains these coding sequences:
- the LOC131307302 gene encoding cyclin-A1-1 produces the protein MSTQNRRSSVTTTSSLAKRQAENLGKAAAGGPPYMAKKRPALANVTNQRQGPQNGPRSLVSGSSNMVPCATKIANAKKISSTCISNAGFPRSTLPAPLNVKPSVAVSSKSAPFINYDDFSRIPSPAAPCSVDISSPHSHESSVSMDESMSTCDSLKSPEFEYVDNIEMTAVDSIERRTSTKLYISEHVEAAETICKRDILAQVGIDDEVVDVDDNFMDPQLCATMACDIYKHLRATEAKKRPSTDFMERVQKDINASMRAILVDWLVEVAEEYRLVPDTLYLTINYLDRYLSGNTMDRQRLQLLGVACMMIAAKYEEICAPQVEEFCYITDNTYFKEEVLQMESAVLNYMKFEMTAPTAKCFLRRFVRAAQGVNEAPSMQLECLANYIAELSLLEYNMLCYAPSVIAASAIFLAKYMLIPSKRPWNSTLRHYTLYQPSDLSDCVKALHSLCCNSQSSSLPAIREKYSQHKYKLVAQKYCPPAIPSEYFQNLS, from the exons CGAAGAGGCAGGCGGAGAATCTTGGGAAGGCCGCGGCGGGGGGCCCGCCGTACATGGCGAAGAAGAGGCCGGCCCTCGCCAACGTCACGAATCAGCGGCAAGGGCCGCAGAACGGGCCGCGGAGCTTGGTTTCAGGGTCGTCGAATATG GTACCATGTGCGACTAAAATTGCCAATGCAAAGAAGATATCCTCAACTTGCATTAGTAATGCAGGCTTCCCCAGGAGTACCTTGCCAGCGCCCTTGAATGTGAAACCAAGTGTAGCTGTTTCCAGCAAGAGCGCACCTTTCATAAATTACGATGATTTTTCTAGGATTCCTTCTCCTGCTGCCCCATGCAGCGTGGATATTTCTTCACCTCACTCACATGAATCTTCAGTTTCTATGGATGAATCTATGTCCACTTGTGATTCTTTGAAGAGTCCAGAATTCGAATATGTAGACAACATTGAGATGACGGCAGTTGATTCTATTGAGAGGAGGACAAGTACCAAACTTTACATTTCAGAGCACGTGGAAGCAGCAG AAACTATCTGCAAGAGAGACATACTTGCACAGGTGGGAATAGATGACGAGGTTGTTGATGTGGATGACAATTTCATGGACCCACAACTGTGTGCAACTATGGCTTGCGACATTTACAAACACTTGAGAGCAACTGAG GCAAAGAAAAGGCCTTCCACGGATTTTATGGAGAGAGTCCAGAAAGACATTAATGCTAGCATGCGTGCAATCCTCGTTGATTGGCTTGTTGAG GTTGCTGAAGAATACAGGCTTGTCCCTGATACTCTGTACTTGACTATTAACTACCTAGATCGGTATCTTTCTGGAAATACAATGGACAGACAACGGCTACAGTTGCTTGGTGTTGCATGCATGATGATTGCTGC AAAATACGAGGAGATATGTGCACCCCAGGTTGAAGAGTTCTGCTACATAACTGATAACACATACTTCAAGGAGGAG GTTTTGCAAATGGAATCCGCTGTTCTAAACTATATGAAGTTTGAAATGACAGCACCAACGGCTAAATGCTTTCTAAG GCGATTCGTTCGTGCTGCACAAGGGGTCAACGAG GCACCGTCGATGCAGCTGGAGTGCTTGGCCAACTATATTGCAGAGCTATCCCTTCTTGAGTACAACATGCTTTGTTATGCCCCCTCGGTCATTGCTGCTTCGGCAATTTTCTTGGCCAAATATATGCTCATCCCTTCAAAGAGACCATGG AATTCTACCTTGCGGCATTACACACTTTACCAGCCCAGTGATTTATCCGACTGCGTGAAGGCGCTGCATAGCCTATGCTGTAACAGCCAAAGTTCTAGTTTACCGGCAATCAGGGAGAAATATAGTCAACATAAG TATAAATTGGTTGCACAGAAATACTGCCCGCCGGCTATACCATCCGAGTATTTCCAGAACCTAAGCTGA